The nucleotide window CCAGCGTTATCGATCAACAGAACTTCGGAAAACTCCACTTTGTCTCCAACTTTTCCTTGTAACTGCTGTACAAAAATTTCCTGGTCTTTTTGTACTTTAAATTGCTGACCTGCGATTTTTACAACTGCAAACATAATTATCCAAAATATAATTTCCGCAAAAGTATCAATTGTTTTCCAATTGAACAAAGATTTCCGGCTTTTTTTAATTCATATATGTAAATACGTATTAAAAGCCGGATAAAAACTTATTCTTTTCAAAGATACGTACTTTCCTGAATTTTAAATTTTTTTAACAAACTGCCCTGCTGTTCCCCCTGCCGGCATACTGCTGTTGTGTTATATGACAATGGTGTAAAAACAGTTATCTTGCTGTACAAACCAACGCAATTTTGTATACTTTTGTCGTTTACGCGAAGGCATTTTTTGATTTGCGGATTTAGCTGTCCGGTAAGACTGAAATAGTGGATACAGTAGCCAGATACCTAAATCCGTAAATCCGTAAATCAAAAAATATACTCTCAATTATAAAATAACGGGCATGAAGTTTAAATCACTGCTAGCCAAACCATTTGCTTCTATTGTACATAACAAGATCAGGAAGGAAATGCTCAGGGCGGTGGAAGACCAGGAGGCTATCCTGGATGAACTGATAAAGACAGGCAAAAAAACGGAGTTCGGAAATGACCATAAACTGGATGCAGTACGTACTTACGATGAATTTAAACAAGCTATACCGATCCGGGATTACGAGCAGTTTAAACCATATATAGAAAGAATCAAAGAGGGCAAACAAAATGTGCTCTGGAAAGGCCAGCCCATCTATCTGGCCAAAACCTCCGGTACTACCAGCGGCGTTAAATATATCCCTATCTCCAAAGAATCTATTTCCAATCATATAGATACCGCCCGGAATGCCCTGCTTAACTATATGGGCGAAACCGGCAATACGGCCTTTGCTGATGGCAAAATGATCTTTCTTTCCGGTTCTCCTGAACTGGAAAGGGTAGGTGGTATCCCAACCGGACGCCTTAGCGGGATCGTAAACCACCACATCCCCCGCTACCTGCGTACCAACCAGCTCCCTACATATGAAACAAATTGCATAGACGACTGGGAAACCA belongs to Chitinophaga sp. HK235 and includes:
- the rplU gene encoding 50S ribosomal protein L21; its protein translation is MFNWKTIDTFAEIIFWIIMFAVVKIAGQQFKVQKDQEIFVQQLQGKVGDKVEFSEVLLIDNAGSLTVGTDVKSVVKAEILSHVQGEKVIAFKMKRRKGFRKKIGHRTHFTKIKINDIA